CTGCTTCAAAGGAGTCGAATCCGTTGTTATAGCCTGCTCCTACAGGTATCTCCACCCTACTTGTTCCAATGTTGGTGATATACTTGTAATAGCCGTTGTCAGGATAGGCAGGTGTGTCGTCTGTTTTTGACGCCACGACTTTATAGCCTCTAAAGTCTCCCCTCTTCGATGGGGTCCATTCCAGAACCAACTTACCGTCGCTTTCAAACGCTTTAAGTACAATCGTGTCCTTCACGATTACGAGTTCATCGCCCGGCACGGTTGCTTTGATAGCATTACTAGTCACTTTGGAGCCATCCTTCATCACAGCCGTGATTGCAAAGTAGTAGCTTTCTCCCGCACTGAATTTCCCGATGTCCCCACCGTTATAACTCATGCCTGACATGATTTTTATATCGTTGTCGTCGCTGTCAGACATGTAGGTCTGATAACCGTTATCCGGATACATGGGTGTGCTATCCGATTTTGATGCCACCACTTTGTAGTATTTAAGTTGATCTTGGGGTACCTTGGTCCATTCAAATTTCAGATAGTCGTCATCCGAAACAAGTGTGAGTTTCAAATCATAAACCCTTGTCACAGGTTCTGTGACTTCCGGTTCGCTTGATCCTGGGTAAGTCAGTCTGACTGAATTTCCAGCTACTTTCTTATCTTCATAAATGGCTGTCACGCTAAAGTAATACTCCTCACCAGATTCGAAGGATCCGAAATCACCGCTGTTATAGCTTTTACCATCTATCAGATAAGTACGCAGGCCTGTGTCTCTCAAGTAAGTATAATATCCGCTCTCCGGATATCTAGGATTCGAATTGTTTTTTGAAGCCACTATCTTAAAACCTTGAATTCCTTCAAGATCAGAAATGGACCACTGGAGTAATATGCCGTTCTCATTTACAGAGCCTTTGACGACAAAGTTGCCTGAGTCATCTAAAATCACTTTCTCCTCTGTTGGAAGAATGATCTTCTCTTCTACGATCACGTTAAGTAAAAGTTTCGCAGCTTCCGCTCTGGTAAGCTCACCAAGCGGTTTAAATGTCTTTACGCCGTCCTTTTCATAGCCCTTGATCAGATTGTTTGAAATAGCGGTTGCGACATGGGCTCTAAGCTGAGTCGAAATGCTTGATTTGTCCGTATAGGTGTTAAGCGGTTCAGTCGATGTAAGTGGTAGTTTAAGCGCGTTTACAAGAGCGACAGCCATATCCTCACGAAGCGCAGGTTCGTCCGGCTTGTACTTAATGCCGTTCAAGGCCTGATAGCCTGTAAGATACTGCTTTGCCGCTTCAAGGTAGGGAACCACCCAGTGCGAATCATCCACATCAACAAAAGACGACTTGGAATTCTCATCGATAGGTAGGTTGAGTGCCTTGACCATGAGTTTTGCAAACTCGGCACGGCTGACCTTAGCCTCCGGTCTGAACGTTCCATCTGGATAACCCGACAGCACATTGTTCTCCACCATCTGCTTGATGGCGTCATAAGCCCAATGATCCTTTGAAAGATCATTAAAAATGCTCTGACTCTCGGTGCCGTCTGCAAAACTGACAGACAAGGACAGGATGAGCATCATTGATAAAAACAAACTCAAAATCCGTTTCATTAGTGTTCCTCCTTTTGTAAATTGCTATTATTATAGTACCACTTATTAATGCCCAGTATAGCATGTAATGGTTTTTTAATACTATGGACCTTATTACTTAACAACTGGGCCAAAAGCCTTATTTTGCGTAAAAAAATGCTGTAACACCGGCTCGGCATTACAGCAGCAATCTATCGCTTATTCCTCTAGCTCTTCCACAAGTGTCGGTACTTCTTCCTTAGGGGTCGGTGCTTCCACTTTCTTTGTACCAAGGTAGCCTGGCAGATCGAGTCCGGCCATATCGAAGATCTCATTTAGCGGCGGAACCGACTTCATCATACCCGATACGAACTTAGCTGTATTGGTCTTTCCGTCATCTCCGCCTAGATTGTCCCAGACAGTGACTTTATCGATTTTTATATTCTTAATCGCTTCCACTTGCTTTTCAATGAGTTCTGGAAGCTTGTCTACGATCATCAGCTTCATGGCATCTTCCGCACCGCCTGCAGCTTCAACAAGCTTCTTGAAGCCTTCCGCCTGTTTTACAAGCATTTCGTTGAGACCCTTTGCTTGGGCTTCGAGCTTCATGTAGATGGCATCCGCCTCACCTTTGGCATGACGTCTAGTACGTTCAGCCTCGGCTTCTGCTTGGATTTCCATTCTGCGTTTATCGATCTCAGCCTGAACGATTTCGTCCGCTTCTTTGGTCGCAAGTTCTTTTTCGGCACGAGCGATTTCAGCTGCCTTTTGAGCGGCATAGGACTCTTCAAGCGCCTTGGCCTGCTGGATTTTTTCTGCTGTGACCGCTCGCTTATTCGCGATAGCTTCCATTTCTCTTCTTGTCGCATCGGATTCAGCCACTTTGATTTTTGCAGCATTCTCACCTTCAGTTGCAATCGCATTCGCATCCGATACCTTGACACGCTGGTCCATCACAGCATTCGCTTCACCGATCAGACCGTCCCTGTTCTTTTGAGACACAGAGATTTTAGCGTCATTGACAGCCTTTGCGGCGGCTTCCTTACCAAGCGCGTCGATATAGCCTGATTCATCACTGATATCTGTTATATTCACGTTGATCAGTCTCAAACCGATCTTCTTCAGTTCAGATTCCACATTTCGCGACACTTCTTCTAAAAACTTATCCCTATCCGTGTTGATTTCCTCGATATCCATCGTTGCAACCACAAGTCTGAGTTGACCGAAGATGATATCCTTTGCAAGCTCCTGAATTTCCTCGTTCTTTAGGGCAAGAAGACGTTCCGCCGCATTTTGCATGACCTCTGGTTCCGTGCTGATTCCGACAGTGAAACGCGATGGTACATCGATTCTGATGTTCTGCTTCGATAACGCATTCTGCAGATTCACTTCAATCGACATCGGCGTAAGATCCAAAAATCGATACGCCTGGAACACCGGCCAAACCAGAGTCGCCCCACCATGTATGCATTTGGCGCTGTTGGTACCGCTGTCTGTGGAGCCTACCATACCGTATTTTACAAGTATCTTATCGGATGGACATTTCTTATACCTTGATAAGATCGCGATGATGAGTCCAAAGATAAAGATTATGGCCAATGATGAAAAAGCCAAGCCTGATATGTTACCCATTCCTATCATGAATTCCTCCTAAAGTTCTTACATCAGTCAAAATAAAACTTTGTTACGACTAATTTTGAATTATCAAGTATGTCGACCACCTTGACTTGTGTTCCTGTCTTAATGCCGTCCACATCATCGGTGACCGCCTCAAGTTCACGAAGCGCGCCCTGTACTTTGATGAGCACTTTTCCTGTCGCCTCCCGATTTGCGGGTATGCGGATATACACTTCGCCGATATGGGATTGCGCATTCTTGATGTTGAGCGTCCCGCTTCGCTGCATTTTGCTGATCAGATAGAAGGTCCCCATCGAGATACCCATAAAGACCACACCGATAAAGAACGACATCACCACCGTAAAAAGTTTATTCACCCCACTACTTAAGAGCCATAGTCCGCTCCAACCGAAAAAGGTGAAAAATGCGATGAGATTCCTTATTGTGAACAAACTCAGCCCAGAACCTCCGATAACATCGGTGTCTCCATCCGCATCAAAGTCCACATCTATTTCTCCACTCGCACCCACTAGTGTAAGTACCGTCTGAATAATCAGGATAATCGATGCGGGCACCGCGACATACAAGTAGAATTTTTCTAATCCTAGTAATTGCTCTAACATTGTTAGACTTCACCTCCATGTTCCCATTATAAAAAAAAACAGCTTCACATGAAAGCTGTTTTTACCATTATATACCAAAATTCACCTTAAATTTTTCTTAAATTTGTAATCCGACATCATATTTGCCAGAAGTTATCAAGGCTTCAAGCTCAGAAAGCAAAGCACTTGTCGAAAGTCCATGATTCGAGAACAAGACAAGATCGATGTTCTGCTTAGGATAGTGGTAGACCCTAGCACTGACTCCTGGGTCTTCACCGGTATGTCCGTATTTCATCAAATCGCCCTGCTCATCATATGCGATCCATACTCCAAGACCATAAAAAAGACCTGACCCGACTTCGATTCTTGGCCATAGCCATTCTTTGGTCGTCGCCTCGCTTAAGAA
The window above is part of the Fusibacter sp. A1 genome. Proteins encoded here:
- a CDS encoding NfeD family protein is translated as MLEQLLGLEKFYLYVAVPASIILIIQTVLTLVGASGEIDVDFDADGDTDVIGGSGLSLFTIRNLIAFFTFFGWSGLWLLSSGVNKLFTVVMSFFIGVVFMGISMGTFYLISKMQRSGTLNIKNAQSHIGEVYIRIPANREATGKVLIKVQGALRELEAVTDDVDGIKTGTQVKVVDILDNSKLVVTKFYFD
- a CDS encoding S-layer homology domain-containing protein, with amino-acid sequence MKRILSLFLSMMLILSLSVSFADGTESQSIFNDLSKDHWAYDAIKQMVENNVLSGYPDGTFRPEAKVSRAEFAKLMVKALNLPIDENSKSSFVDVDDSHWVVPYLEAAKQYLTGYQALNGIKYKPDEPALREDMAVALVNALKLPLTSTEPLNTYTDKSSISTQLRAHVATAISNNLIKGYEKDGVKTFKPLGELTRAEAAKLLLNVIVEEKIILPTEEKVILDDSGNFVVKGSVNENGILLQWSISDLEGIQGFKIVASKNNSNPRYPESGYYTYLRDTGLRTYLIDGKSYNSGDFGSFESGEEYYFSVTAIYEDKKVAGNSVRLTYPGSSEPEVTEPVTRVYDLKLTLVSDDDYLKFEWTKVPQDQLKYYKVVASKSDSTPMYPDNGYQTYMSDSDDNDIKIMSGMSYNGGDIGKFSAGESYYFAITAVMKDGSKVTSNAIKATVPGDELVIVKDTIVLKAFESDGKLVLEWTPSKRGDFRGYKVVASKTDDTPAYPDNGYYKYITNIGTSRVEIPVGAGYNNGFDSFEAGDYYFAITTLYEDGQKDISNTVIGTVK
- a CDS encoding flotillin family protein, giving the protein MGNISGLAFSSLAIIFIFGLIIAILSRYKKCPSDKILVKYGMVGSTDSGTNSAKCIHGGATLVWPVFQAYRFLDLTPMSIEVNLQNALSKQNIRIDVPSRFTVGISTEPEVMQNAAERLLALKNEEIQELAKDIIFGQLRLVVATMDIEEINTDRDKFLEEVSRNVESELKKIGLRLINVNITDISDESGYIDALGKEAAAKAVNDAKISVSQKNRDGLIGEANAVMDQRVKVSDANAIATEGENAAKIKVAESDATRREMEAIANKRAVTAEKIQQAKALEESYAAQKAAEIARAEKELATKEADEIVQAEIDKRRMEIQAEAEAERTRRHAKGEADAIYMKLEAQAKGLNEMLVKQAEGFKKLVEAAGGAEDAMKLMIVDKLPELIEKQVEAIKNIKIDKVTVWDNLGGDDGKTNTAKFVSGMMKSVPPLNEIFDMAGLDLPGYLGTKKVEAPTPKEEVPTLVEELEE